In Thunnus maccoyii chromosome 11, fThuMac1.1, whole genome shotgun sequence, one genomic interval encodes:
- the zgc:162944 gene encoding glutamine amidotransferase-like class 1 domain-containing protein 3A, mitochondrial, whose translation MLTLLHHCGRNLLTFSTIQAVNKSYYTTQMGKRVAVVLAGCGVYDGSEIHEASAVLVHLSRGGASVNMFAPNIDQMHVVNHLKGEPSEEKRNVLVESARLARGNIQDLSKLSVADHDAVIFPGGFGAAKNLCTWAVQGKDCSVNAEVKAALQAFHGAGKPIGLCCISPVLAAKVFPGCEVTVGVEKDDKYPDTTDTAAAINQLGCKHVSKSVSESLVDDKNKLVTTCAFMCNAPIHEIFDGIGTMVKDVLKLA comes from the exons ATGCTCACCCTGCTGCACCACTGTGGTCGCAACTTGCTGACATTCAGCACGATTCAGGCAGTGAATAAAAGTTACTACACGACACAGATGGGTAAACGAGTGGCTGTGGTGTTGGCGGGCTGCGGAGTTTATGACGGCAGTGAGATCCACGAAGCCTCCGCTGTCCTGGTCCACCTCAGCAGAGGAGGTGCAAGT GTAAACATGTTTGCTCCCAACATTGACCAGATGCATGTGGTGAATCACCTGAAAGGCGAACCATCTGAGGAGAAGAGAAACGTGTTGGTGGAGAGCGCCAGGCTGGCCCGTGGAAACATCCAGGACCTGTCTAAACTCAGTGTCGCAGACCACGATGCTGTCATATTCCCAG GTGGTTTCGGGGCAGCGAAGAACCTGTGTACATGGGCAGTGCAGGGGAAGGACTGCTCTGTTAACGCTGAGGTCAAGGCCGCGCTGCAGGCGTTCCACGGCGCGGGCAAACCCATCGGCCTCTGCTGCATCTCACCTGTGCTGGCTGCCAAGGTGTTCCCTGGCTGTGAGGTCACTGTCGGTGTGGAGAAGGATGACAA GTACCCGGACACTACTGACACCGCGGCAGCCATCAACCAGCTGGGGTGCAAGCACGTGAGTAAAAGTGTCAGCGAGAGCCTCGTGGACGACAAGAACAAGCTGGTTACCACCTGTGCCTTCATGTGCAACGCGCCGATCCACGAGATATTTGATGGAATTGGAACGATGGTGAAGGATGTGCTGAAGCTTGCCTGA
- the acod1 gene encoding cis-aconitate decarboxylase, whose product MMLDTLGVGLLGTRTAVFNKALKYSQSFQSEENSSVWGKSEISLPPNYAAFVNGIAVHSMDFDDTWHPATHPSGAVLPALLALAEALPSQRSGLELLLAFNIGIEVQGRLMRFSREAYNIPERFHPPSVVGVMGSAAASAKLLGLSPAQCIHALAIAASSAGAPLANAATQTKPLHIGNAARRGLEAAQLAQMGLEGNPAILDMDCGFGVYYKDYSPSAMADPGAGGFKWILEDQDIAFKRIPAHLGMHWVVDAALAAREKFENTAGNFDLSQIRQVTLRVPPSKYIDCPLPATEHQARHSFQFNACSALLDDKVTVASFNEAQISRPALRELLSKVRVETPRDNQPSFDKMYCEVEIETDQGQNYAARCDTFYGHWRKPLSHEDLVEKFTVNASSVLCSEGVEGVIDVIGNIERERECSSLGSYLRMTSAQHKQLYSARIM is encoded by the exons ATGATGCTGGACACCCTGGGTGTTGGGCTTTTGGGAACCAGGACAGCTGTCTTCAACAAGGCTCTCAAGTACAGCCAG TCGTTTCAATCAGAGGAGAATAGCAGCGTCTGGGGCAAATCAGAAATATCCCTTCCTCCTAATTATGCTGCTTTCGTCAATGGCATCGCG GTTCACTCCATGGACTTTGACGACACTTGGCACCCTGCTACTCATCCCTCTGGTGCTGTGCTACCTGCACTGCTGGCTCTGGCAGAGGCACTGCCCAGCCAGCGCTCTGGTCTAGAACTGCTGCTGGCCTTCAACATTGGCATCGAGGTGCAGGGCAGACTCATGAGGTTCTCCAGGGAGGCCTACAACATCCCTGAAAG ATTCCACCCTCCCAGTGTTGTTGGTGTGATGGGCAGCGCTGCGGCCTCGGCTAAGCTCCTCGGTCTGTCCCCTGCACAGTGCATTCATGCTTTGGCAATCGCAGCCTCCTCTGCTGGGGCTCCCTTGGCCAACGCGGCCACACAAACCAAACCTCTCCACATAGGAAATGCTGCTCGGAGAGGCCTGGAGGCCGCTCAGCTGGCCCAGATGGGACTGGAGGGGAATCCAGCCATCCTGGATATGGACTGTGGGTTTGGGGTTTACTACAAAGACTACAGTCCTTCAGCAATGGCAGATCCTGGTGCCGGCGGCTTTAAATGGATTCTTGAAGATCAGGACATTGCCTTCAAGCGTATTCCTGCTCATTTGGGGATGCACTGGGTTGTGGATGCGGCTCTGGCAGCCCGCGAAAAGTTTGAAAACACAGCTGGTAACTTTGATCTCAGCCAGATCAGACAGGTCACACTTCGAGTGCCTCCATCCAAGTACATTGACTGCCCCTTACCTGCCACAGAGCACCAGGCCAGGCACTCATTTCAGTTCAATGCCTGCTCTGCCCTGCTGGATGACAAAGTGACAGTGGCTTCATTCAACGAAGCTCAAATTAGCCGGCCTGCTCTGAGGGAGCTCCTGTCCAAAGTCAGGGTGGAGACACCGAGAGATAACCAGCCCAGCTTTGACAAGATGTACTGTGAGGTTGAGATAGAAACCGATCAGGGGCAGAACTATGCAGCCAGGTGTGATACCTTTTATGGCCACTGGAGGAAGCCACTGAGTCATGAAGACCTGGTGGAGAAGTTTACTGTAAATGCCTCCTCAGTGCTGTGCTCAGAGGGAGTGGAGGGGGTGATAGATGTGATAGGAaacattgagagagagagagaatgctCATCCTTAGGTTCATATCTGAGAATGACAAGTGCTCAACATAAGCAGCTATACAGCGCAAGGATTATGtga
- the kctd12.1 gene encoding BTB/POZ domain-containing protein KCTD12.1: MALADIERAGSNCGDSGSPFSEIIELNVGGQVYVTRHKTLIAVPDSLLWTMFNKKTPKELARDSKGRFFLDRDGFLFRYILDYLRDLNLVLPDYFPEKSRLQREADFFQLRDLAKRLSPRMSKDNSISEEIGQSDTEEGAQQCGASGAMETLRTVSVSGAMRSPSLDSRKSGYITIGYRGSYTIGRDIQTDAKFRRVARITVCGKTSLAKEVFGDTLNESRDPDRPPERYTSRYYLKYNFLEQAFDKLTEAGFHMVACSSTGTCAYTSNDPNEDKIWTSYTEYVFCRDN; this comes from the coding sequence ATGGCACTGGCTGACATAGAGCGCGCAGGGTCCAACTGCGGTGACTCGGGCTCCCCGTTTTCAGAGATTATTGAGTTGAATGTCGGCGGGCAGGTCTATGTAACCAGACACAAAACTCTCATCGCCGTCCCAGACTCGCTACTGTGGACCATGTTCAACAAGAAGACACCCAAGGAGCTGGCGAGAGACAGCAAAGGGCGCTTCTTCCTGGACCGGGACGGCTTCTTGTTCCGCTACATCCTAGATTATCTCCGGGACCTGAACTTGGTCCTCCCGGACTACTTCCCCGAGAAAAGTCGACTGCAGAGGGAGGCTGACTTTTTCCAACTGCGGGACCTTGCGAAACGCCTCAGCCCCCGCATGAGTAAGGACAACTCAATCAGCGAGGAGATCGGCCAGAGTGACACCGAGGAAGGTGCGCAGCAGTGCGGCGCTTCTGGCGCCATGGAGACTTTACGCACCGTGTCAGTCAGCGGAGCCATGCGCTCCCCCTCTCTGGACTCTAGAAAGTCGGGCTATATCACGATTGGATACCGCGGCTCGTACACCATTGGCAGAGACATCCAAACCGACGCCAAATTCAGAAGAGTGGCGCGCATCACGGTTTGCGGGAAGACCTCCCTGGCCAAAGAAGTGTTTGGGGACACGCTAAACGAGAGCAGAGACCCGGACCGGCCCCCGGAGAGATACACATCCCGGTACTATCTGAAGTATAATTTTCTAGAGCAGGCATTTGACAAGCTGACAGAGGCGGGCTTCCACATGGTGGCCTGCAGCTCCACAGGCACCTGTGCCTACACCAGCAATGATCCAAACGAGGACAAAATTTGGACAAGCT
- the cln5 gene encoding ceroid-lipofuscinosis neuronal protein 5, giving the protein MMFHTEAFVCLNLLLFLHVGAQSSRQWPVPYRRFDSRPDVDSYCEALYPFCPTGDRDGRIPAMWDTDVISVYRMQTPVWEFKYGDLLGKYHIMHDAIGFSSSITGANYTMEWYELFQLGNCTFPHIRPEKYAPFWCNQGAACFFEGIDDIHWSQNGTLEKIGEISGSQFNEMAQWVQDDNETGIYYETWTVLSDPSPNATVWFESYDCSQFVHRTYKKLTELGAELSSRSQTNYTKIYLYSGEPTYLGNDSTIFGQPSLKNLAVDIREFYHTFRPHQSYIDFAISLLEAYKKVVLEKSFYLYYNFEYWHLPMKPPYMGITYEEVPLPSPRSKVAIN; this is encoded by the exons ATGATGTTTCACACGGAGgcgtttgtgtgtttaaacttGCTGCTGTTTCTTCATGTCGGTGCTCAGTCCAGCCGGCAGTGGCCGGTTCCCTACAG ACGGTTTGATAGTCGCCCCGATGTGGACTCATACTGTGAAGCTCTCTACCCGTTCTGCCCCACCGGTGACCGGGACGGACGGATTCCCGCCATGTGGGACACAGATGTCATCTCAGTTTATCGAATGCAAACTCCTGTGTGGGAATTCAAGTATGGAGATTTGCTGGGGAAATAT CATATCATGCATGATGCTATCGGGTTCAGCAGTTCTATTACGGGGGCCAACTACACTATGGAGTGGTACGAGCTGTTTCAGCTGGGTAACTGCACCTTCCCTCACATAAGACCGGAGAAGTACGCACCTTTCTGGTGCAACCAGGGAGCCGCCTGCTTCTTTGAAGGCATCGATGACATACACTGGTCACAAAATGGCACCTTGGAGAAAATAGGAGAAATCAGTG ggAGCCAGTTCAATGAGATGGCCCAGTGGGTCCAGGACGACAACGAGACTGGGATCTACTATGAGACGTGGACAGTGCTTTCCGACCCCAGTCCCAATGCCACAGTGTGGTTCGAATCTTATGACTGCTCCCAGTTTGTCCACCGCACATACAAGAAACTGACTGAGCTAGGAGCTGAACTGTCCAGCCGATCGCAAACCAACTACACCAAGATCTACTTGTACAGCGGAGAGCCCACCTACCTCGGCAATGACAGCACCATATTTGGACAGCCTTCGCTGAAGAATCTGGCGGTGGACATCCGCGAATTTTACCACACATTCAGACCGCACCAGTCGTATATAGACTTTGCCATCAGCCTGTTGGAGGCTTATAAAAAGGTTGTGTTGGAGAAGAGCTTCTACCTTTACTATAACTTTGAGTATTGGCATCTGCCAATGAAGCCTCCGTATATGGGGATTACATATGAAGAGGTGCCTTTGCCTTCGCCCAGATCCAAGGTtgcaattaattga
- the fbxl3a gene encoding F-box/LRR-repeat protein 3, giving the protein MKRMKGGEEDSPGSPSKSPPEARKKVRKQTGAESESETASAEASESPDCHWARLPQELLLQIFQYLPLLDRAYASQVCRGWNQAFHMPELWRCFEFELNQPASSYLKATHPDLIKQIIKRHSNHLQYVSFKVDSSTESAEAACDILSQLVNCSLKTLGLISTARPSFMEVPKSHFISALTVVFVNSKSLSSLKIDDTPVDDPSLKVLVANNSDTLKLLKMSSCPHVSPAGILCVADQCHGLRELALNYHLLSDELLLALSSEKHVHLEHLRIDVVSENPGQHFHTIKKSSWDAMVRHSPKFNLVMYFFLYEDEFGPFFNEEIPVTHLYFGRSVSKEVLGRVGLHCPRLVELVVCANGLRPLDEELIRIAKHCTQLSAIGLGECEVSCSAFVEFVKMCGRRLSQLSIMEEVLIPDHKYSLDEIHWEVSKHLGRVWFPDMMPTW; this is encoded by the exons atgaagaggatgaaagGAGGTGAGGAGGACAGCCCTGGCTCTCCCAGCAAGAGCCCACCTGAGGCTCGCAAGAAGGTGCGGAAGCAGACGGGCgcagagtcagagtcagagaCAGCGTCAGCGGAGGCCAGTGAGTCGCCAGACTGTCACTGGGCAAGACTGCCTCAGGAGCTCCTGCTCCAAATCTTCCAGTACCTCCCTCTGCTGGACCGGGCTTACGCCTCTCAGGTGTGCCGTGGGTGGAACCAGGCTTTCCACATGCCCGAGCTGTGGAGATGCTTTGAGTTTGAGCTTAACCAGCCAGCCAGCTCCTACCTGAAAGCTACACATCCAGACCTCATTAAACAGATTATAAAGAGGCACTCCAACCACCTGCAGTACGTCAGCTTCAAG GTGGACAGCAGTACAGAGTCTGCAGAGGCAGCATGTGACATTCTTTCACAGTTGGTGAACTGCTCACTGAAGACCTTGGGGCTCATCTCTACAGCCAGGCCCAGTTTCATGGAGGTTCCAAAG TCTCATTTCATCTCAGCTCTGACTGTGGTGTTTGTCAACTCCAAATCGTTGTCCTCGCTTAAGATTGACGACACGCCAGTGGATGATCCATCTCTGAAGGTGCTGGTGGCCAACAACAGTGACACCCTGAAACTGCTGAAGATGAGCAGCTGCCCTCACGTCTCCCCAGCAG GGATCCTGTGTGTGGCCGATCAGTGTCACGGGCTGAGAGAGCTGGCGTTGAACTACCACCTCCTGAGTGATGAACTCCTACTGGCCCTCTCCTCAGAGAAACATGTCCACCTGGAGCACTTGCGTATTGATGTGGTGAGTGAGAACCCGGGCCAGCACTTCCACACCATCAAGAAGAGCAGCTGGGACGCCATGGTGAGGCACTCGCCCAAATTCAACCTGGTCATGTACTTCTTCCTCTATGAGGACGAGTTCGGCCCCTTCTTTAACGAGGAGATCCCTGTCACACACCTCTACTTCGGCCGCTCAGTCAGCAAGGAGGTCTTGGGCCGAGTTGGCCTCCACTGCCCCCGTCTGGTGGAGCTGGTGGTGTGCGCTAACGGCCTGCGTCCTCTGGACGAGGAGCTGATCCGCATTGCGAAGCACTGCACCCAGCTGTCAGCCATCGGCCTGGGCGAGTGCGAGGTTTCCTGCAGCGCGTTTGTGGAATTTGTCAAGATGTGTGGCCGTAGGCTGTCTCAGCTGTCCATCATGGAGGAGGTGCTGATTCCAGATCACAAATACTCCCTGGATGAGATCCACTGGGAGGTTTCTAAGCACCTGGGCCGTGTCTGGTTTCCAGACATGATGCCAACCTGGTAA